A region of the Phaseolus vulgaris cultivar G19833 chromosome 11, P. vulgaris v2.0, whole genome shotgun sequence genome:
GGTGATTTCTTTTCGACTGCTTGCTGTTGTTGTCGGTTTTCTGGagtttcaccgtttgtttggagtttctttgagttgttgAGTTTACTGAGAAAGGATGAGGGCAACGCGATCCAGTTCAGTCGCACCGTCAACCGAAGAGGACGCTGTATctatggcgcaggtgatggaaATGATGAGGACGTTGCAGGAGAATGTGGCTGCATCACATTCTGAACAAGAGAGAATCCACGAGGCACTAGTGGCCTCACAGgctaggaatgaagagcttaaCAGAGTCAATGAGGAGCTACGTAAAGCCCTTCAGGGACGGGAGGAGCGTGCGACTGAGGACAAATCTGCACCCCCGTCCCCACCGCGTAATTTTCCCATGCCGTTTTCTCAGGAGATCATGGACACGGTGGTCCCTACAAATGCGGTAGCAGTGAAAGCATCTTTCACCGGGGTGGAAGATCCTGAGGCTCATATCACGGtgtttcacacgcagatgatgctctcaggcGGTTCAGATGTAGTCTACTGCAAGGTGTTCATGAGTACTCTTAGTGGAacagcgttggactggttcggcAGTCTACCTACCGGCCATATTACCACTTTCCAGCAGTTCTCCAAGATGttcgttgagcagtacatagtaaacaaggcaccgccgttggtgtcttacgatctgttcgatgtgAGGCAGTATCAAAGGGAGTCTCTGAAGGATTTTttgaacagattcggagctcagatTGTTCGCTTGCCGGGTAAggatgaagatatgcttgtgcatcccttcaaaaagggcgtgttgcctgAGCCATTTAGTGAATCGTTGatcaggagccaccccgccacgttcgctgaAATCTGGCAACGTGCcatggctcacatcgccgctgaGAGTGAAGTCTCcaagaagagaggaaatgtgGCCCCAGCTAAGCTACGCGCTCAGACGAAGattcagccgcagagggtgatggaggcggcggcagggaagaaggatcaaaggatgcatcatccttatgatccaaagaAGAGGATGGGGAAGGGGCCAGGGCGGCCTAGAGAGTCTAATCGCCCGCCGAGGTACGAGTTTGTGATGGGATTGGctgacctgatcgccatcccgaacattgctgccaggctcaaagtaCCTGAGAAGACAAcggataaggtgttggggccaAAACCAGACGCGTGGTTTGAGTTCCACAAGGGCTTTGGCCACTCCATCaattcgtgtttggctttgggatACCAACTCGCCGAGTTGGTCAAGTGTGGGTTCTTGAAGGACTACTTGCTGGAGAAGCAAACGGGGCAATCGTCAGGTTCACAACTGGCGAGCAGTGAGGGACAGCAGCACGAAGTACCcattcacggcgagatccacaccatagctggtggattctcGGGTGGTGGGTGTACTGCATCAcagcggaagaaatatgcaaggtccgtgatgtcagtggaggcttttgaggatcactcacccgacgtggacatcacattCACCAAAGAAGATCTTaaggatgttgtgcctcatgacaatgaTCCCATTGTAATCTCGCTTGCTACGGCGGGGAGGATGGTTCATCGGGTGTTGgtcgatcaaggaagctcgatagatgtgatgttttggccgactttcgaaAAGTTACAGTTATCCTctgaccagctgaggccatgTGGGGGCTGCTTATACGGTTTTGCTGGTGAtaaagtggaggtcaggggtaCATTGAGTCAAGAACGATGTTCACAGATGGGTTGGCCTCGCGcacagagaagatcaggtaccttgttgtgAACGCTCATTCGGCATATAatatcctgttgggaaggccaacactcaacaggatAGGAGTTGTGCCTTGAACGAGacacatgaaggtcaagttaccttcaatggagggggtggtcATCACCATCCGCTCTGAtcaaaaggaggcaaagaagtgctatgaaaacagcctcaagaacaagagatcAGTATGCCATGTAACCACAACGCCGCCCCCTGGTGTGGAGCCTAAGCAGGAAAATCGGCGAGTTGTGGATACAACATTTGAGGTGGCCTCCGAAAGGGatgtggtgatggtggatgttGAGGCGAGGTGCGAGAATGCCGCTCGGGTTGAGGAACAAAAAGACTGCCCGGAGGTCGCCAGGGAGTCAGGAATTGCGAGAGCGCTAATCGCTAATGAGAAGAGGCCTCAGCCGATCGAGGATTGGTTTGAGAAGAAGATTGGCAAcaaaacgtttaagctggggAAGACCTTAGATGGcgagacacaagaccagatcgccaaagTGATAAAtaggcatctggacgcgtttaaatggtctgcttcagacatgccaggaattgaccccgatttctttTGTCATCGCTTAGCAATGGATCCTCAAGTCAAGCCAatccgacaaagaagaagaaagttcaacgaagaaaagagacaggcgatcagggacgagacGCAGAAACTCCTCGCGGCAGGTCATATCAGGGAAATTCAATATCCGGAATGGCTTGCCAATgtcgttctggtcaagaagagcaatgggaaatggcggatgtgcgttgattttacaaatttaaacaaaacctgtccaaaggattcttatcctctGCCAAGTATAGATGCCTTGGTGGACAGTGCGTCGGGGTGTAAATTGCTCAGTTTCTTGGACGCCTTCTGGGGATataaccagattaagatgcatccgatggatgaggaaaagactgctttcatgacggaaaggtcgtgctatttctacaaggtgatgccatttgggctgaagaatgcgggagccacgttccagaggctaatggataagGTGTTTGCGCCTATGCTTGGGAAGAATGTACAAGCATATGTTGACAATATGGTCGTGACATCTCTGGAAAAGAGCAGGCACGTTACTgatctggaagagttgttcgttacaatagccaagtacaagctgaaattgaatcccgagaagtgcattttcggcgtggaggcagggaagtttctgggatttctcttgactaagaggggaatcgaggcaaatcccgacaagtgtgccgccattttggcaatgaggagtcCTGCCactgtaaaggaggtgcaacagctcaCAGGCCGGATGGCTGCCCTGACTGAGAAGGCGATAAGTGCGGTactcgtccaggatcaagatcaagtcCAGAAACCTATCTagtttgttagtaaggtgttgcagggcccagaagtgagatatcaggccttagAGAAAGCAACACTAGCGGttgtgttttcggcg
Encoded here:
- the LOC137835568 gene encoding uncharacterized protein, which produces MAQVMEMMRTLQENVAASHSEQERIHEALVASQARNEELNRVNEELRKALQGREERATEDKSAPPSPPRNFPMPFSQEIMDTVVPTNAVAVKASFTGVEDPEAHITVFHTQMMLSGGSDVVYCKVFMSTLSGTALDWFGSLPTGHITTFQQFSKMFVEQYIVNKAPPLVSYDLFDVRQYQRESLKDFLNRFGAQIVRLPGKDEDMLVHPFKKGVLPEPFSESLIRSHPATFAEIWQRAMAHIAAESEVSKKRGNVAPAKLRAQTKIQPQRVMEAAAGKKDQRMHHPYDPKKRMGKGPGRPRESNRPPRYEFVMGLADLIAIPNIAARLKVPEKTTDKVLGPKPDAWFEFHKGFGHSINSCLALGYQLAELVKCGFLKDYLLEKQTGQSSGSQLASSEGQQHEVPIHGEIHTIAGGFSGGGCTASQRKKYARSVMSVEAFEDHSPDVDITFTKEDLKDVVPHDNDPIVISLATAGRMVHRVLVDQGSSIDVMFWPTFEKLQLSSDQLRPCGGCLYGFAGDKVEVRGTLSQERCSQMGWPRAQRRSGTLL